GACACCTGTAGATCACCTGTCGCAGCTGTCTCCATATTTACTTAAGATATGTGGCTCTTTTGTTGCTCAGAGGATCATCCATCAGTCTCAGTCTTAAAATGATGATGCTGCAAGATAAAATTAGAACAATGGTCACAATCGCTACCTCACCACATGCAGTCAACACCCACAGCTGGACACTTTTCCAGCTGCGGGGCAGTACTAGTGCTAAGTTACATATGTGGAATCCATTCCCTGCAACATTGTcacttctgctgctgctgttgttccTATAAAAACAAAGGGACTGCAAAGAACCTCCGCTACACAATACATTGGAAGGCAGATATCGGTCATATCTGTATTGTAGGTCATATCACagatgaaatggaaaaacacatGAGTTTTATCATTCACTGCATCCAGGAGACATGCAACCATAATCATTTCAGATGTATTCTGTTAAATATCACAATTGGATGAAATGCGCCCCCACACCCTTTTGAAGTGGGTTGTCCCTCTTCTTCATCAAGGTTCATGTCAACCTCACCTGGCCCCATTTCGATAAATGAGACATTTACTGCGTTACTACCTTTCGGCATTGTCATAAAGCTTTATTGTTTCCATTAAATTGGCAATGATGATCCTAAAAAACTAAATGATGGGTTCTCTCTACTTTTGCACTGTTGCATATTTATACGTTTCAGCATGTGGTTTGAATTTGCTccttttaaaaaagatcatttcACCATATGTCTAAGGACACCAACCATTTGAGAGACACTAATATTAAACAGATAGCAACAATTTCATGCTTAAAACAAATcacttaaaatatttcaacccaatgttgttttttcaacCTGCATTCACTTTCATGTTTTGCTCCTTTACTCAGGTTGCAAGATTAAAGCACTGCGAGCAAAGACCAACACATATATCAAAACTCCAGTCCGAGGTGAGGAACCAGTTTTTGTAGTGACGGGCAGAAGGGAGGACGTGGCGATGGCCAGGAGAGAGATTATTTCAGCGGTAGAGCATTTCTCGATGATTCGAGCttccagaaagaaaaacacccgCATAAATGGGAGCGGTACTCCAGTCCCTGGCCCCCTTAACCTACCTGGACAGACCACAATCCAGGTGCGAGTACCTTACCGTGTAGTGGGTCTTGTTGTAGGCCCCAAGGGTGCTACAATTAAACGCATCCaacaacagacacacacttacaTTGTGACTCCCAGTCGAGACAAGGAGCCTGTTTTTGAGGTAACAGGGATGCCAGAAAACGTGGACCGAGCCCGAGAGGAGATCGAAGCTCACATAACAGTGAGAACAGGGGGTCTTATTGAGTTCCAGGATGAAAACGACTTCCATGCCAATGGAACAGATGTGGGGTTTGATCTCAATGGGTACCCCAATCTGTGGCCAAAGCCCAGGATTGGGATGACACCCACCTCTGTATGCAAGCCCTTCTCCAAGTTCCGCAATGACTCATCCTCCTCCCTAGGAAGTGGCTCCAATGACACCTACTTTGGCACTAATGTCCGCATGGCAGACTACAGCCCCCCCAGCTCTGCACTGAGTTGCACGACTATCAACATTAATTGTagcaataacaacaatatCAGTGTCAACACAAATGGCAATGGGTTTGTTTATGGAAACGAGGCAATCTCTCCTGACTGCACTGATCTGACTTTTGATTCCCCGCCAGGGATTGAACCTTCGCCAACCCAACCCGGCATTTTCTGGTCCCAGTACGAAAATCAAATCAACCCCTCCTTGACTGGATCCAATTCGCCCATCTCCACACCAGCTATTTTTGTTGCCACTTCCAATGGCCTGATGGTAAATCAGAGAATaattaacaaaaacaatccagGATGTCACCCCCCCTCCATGCTGGTACCAATGAGCACCAGTTAGCACAAAGGGTCTGCACTGACCCAAGTAAAGACTTGTTCAGTTTCCCTGGCTATGTCAACACAGTTGCCTCTGACAAACTCTCACCTTTGTTGCATTTCATGTGATTActctgcctcctcctcttcctcctcttcctcatccaCCAGTCGTAAAGGCAGCCGTGATTGTTCAGTGTGTTTTGAAAGCGAGGTTATTGCAGCACTGGTCCCCTGTGGACACAACCTCTTCTGTATGGACTGTGCCAATCGTATCTGTGAGCAAAGCGAACCTAAATGCCCTGTCTGCCAAACCAGCGTTACTCAGGCTATACGTATATTTTCATGAGAGTATAATTTGTCATATTGCTATAATAGAATCAATAATTGTCATCAGTTTGAAATGTGTACTGTATGTAGGATTACatatgtttgtgtatgttaCAGGCTGTTGTATGAAAAGGAACATAAAAACTTCTGGGTTTGTTGGATTAAAAAGAAAGTCAACCCCCAAATTTTCTTTACAACATTATGTTGTGTGCAcccccactagtctaaacacaGGATTCCGATTAATAttacatttgtggaatatgaattaagcgACAAAATTCAGCCATTTTGATCCATCTCAGGGCGCCCAAATGACTAAAAATTACAATACAATTTCTCAGGGTCCAGATAACGACCATTCACGGCCCACCTGTTTTCTGAGTTTGATCTTGTAACTTTTGCCCTGATCGGTCATTATCTGAGCCccgagcaactgtgatgtaaTTTTCAGTTAATagtaaatttcaaaatggctacctcctgagatggataaaaacggctggattttgctgcttaattcatattccacctatgtaatattaatcagaatacaATGTTTATACAAGTGGGGGTGCATAGAACAATAGGATTGTGTATCCTATTGTAAAGACAAGTTTTGGGTTGAGTACCCCTTTGAATGAAAGACTTATTCTGTCTTAGGGAAATATTATCAGCGTCGAGATGCATGTTTTAAGTATCACAAATAGTAATCAATAGCTCTAGTCAATTGTACTCATTATTTATCTTATTGGACACATTGGAGTTACGATGCAGGTATGTGGATCGTTCAGACTTTTGGCTGTGTGCAAGCTGAGTCATCTAATTTGCCCTAAAGTAATGTAATAAAGACAGTTCACAATACCTGGGGAACAAAACAGGACATAGGTAGTTTCTTGTTTGCAGAAATATAGTATACATTTATGTATAGAAcacatttaccgtattttccgcactaaaaggcgcaccggattataaggcgcaccttcaatgaacggcccattttaaaactttgtccatatataaggcgcaccggattataaggcgcataaaatagaagctatactgcaacaaactgaggttgactagggttgcggtatgcatccacgagccaataaccaacgagccctctgtaaacaatcgcgtttctcaaacgatctcctataaaatgatcggaactgactaaagttcgatctaacgcattggtactacttacctatgtttcccttccatatcgatccgtagatttactcgaaacattaacagagcagcctattttcacatgaaatagcctggtacgtatagcagctatcgtta
The window above is part of the Syngnathus acus chromosome 3, fSynAcu1.2, whole genome shotgun sequence genome. Proteins encoded here:
- the mex3b gene encoding LOW QUALITY PROTEIN: RNA-binding protein MEX3B (The sequence of the model RefSeq protein was modified relative to this genomic sequence to represent the inferred CDS: inserted 3 bases in 2 codons) codes for the protein MPSSLFADSSVQVDALDDHRALQFATDQFSMLGFGNDDNLLYDDSQELRKKSVNMTKRVPVPSSEHVAEIVGRQGCKIKALRAKTNTYIKTPVRGEEPVFVVTGRREDVAMARREIISAVEHFSMIRASRKKNTRINGSGTPVPGPLNLPGQTTIQVRVPYRVVGLVVGPKGATIKRIQQQTHTYIVTPSRDKEPVFEVTGMPENVDRAREEIEAHITVRTGGLIEFQDENDFHANGTDVGFDLNGYPNLWPKPRIGMTPTSVCKPFSKFRNDSSSSLGSGSNDTYFGTNVRMADYSPPSSALSCTTININCSNNNNISVNTNGNGFVYGNEAISPDCTDLTFDSPPGIEPSPTQPGIFWSQYENQINPSLTGSNSPISTPAIFVATSNGLMVNQRIINKNNXRMSPPLHAGTNEHQLAQRVCTDPSKDLFSFPGYVNXQLPLTNSHLCCISCDYSASSSSSSSSSTSRKGSRDCSVCFESEVIAALVPCGHNLFCMDCANRICEQSEPKCPVCQTSVTQAIRIFS